The Psychroflexus sp. ALD_RP9 region TAAGGCTTATTTTAGAGATGGTAGCATCTACATCACAAAAACAGAAGTTATTAAACAAGGTAGTTTCTTTGGGGAGAATTTAACATATATAGAGTCTAATCCCACAAAACATGTAAATATTGACACTTTAGAAGATTGGGAAAACGCAGAAGAAATGATAAAAACTCTGAAATAGACTAAAAATCTACTATTATTAAGTAAAATTCATTTTGTTACCGAATTGATTTTATTAAATTAAATTTTATAGGGATAAAAAACATAGTTAAATTTGTAATTAACAAACTAATCAATTTATGTGTGGAATATCTGGTATTTTAGGACCAAAAGCCACTAAACTTAACATCAGTAAAATGACTGAAATTATGCACCATAGAGGTCATGATTCCATTCAGCATTTTCAACAAAACGGTATAACTCTAGGTCATAACCGGTTATCAATAATCGATTTAAATGAAGGCGCAGATCAACCTTTTCAAAGAAATGATAGCCCTTGGGTGTTAGTTTACAACGGTGAAATCTACAATTATGTAGAGTTAAGGGAAGAGTTGATACATGAAGGTTATACTTTTGATACACAATCTGATACAGAGGTTTTGTACAGAGCCTTTTTAGTATGGGGAGAAAATTGCTTAGAAAAGCTAAACGGTATGTTTGCTTTTGCTTTTTTCAATACCAAAACCAATAAACTCTTTGCAGCGCGAGATCGCTTTGGTGTAAAGCCTTTTTATTATTATCATGAAGAAAAGAATTTTATTTTTGCGAGCGAAATAAAAGCGATAAAGCAATTAGTGAATCCAACTCTCAATGAGAAAGTTTTAGCCAATTACTTAGCTTATGGTAGTTATGGTATGCCAGATGAAAGTTTTTATAAAAATATTCAACAATTACCTGGTAGTCATTTTTTAAATTACAAGGAAAATAAGCTACAAATCAATCAATGGTACGATTTTGTTTCCCGAACAAATAAAAAAATTCTAGAGCTTCAAAACACAAGTGAAGATGAAGCAAAAGAAGAGTATAAAAAAATACTTAAAAATAGTATTGATTTACGATTTCGGGCAGATGTACCTGTTGGTTTTACCTTAAGTGGTGGAGTAGACTCATCTTTATTATTAGCCCTAGTCAATCAACGTGAAGAAGCAAAAAATATCAAAGCCTTTACCTTTTATACAGATGATGAGCGCTATGATGAATTACCTTGGGTTGAGCAAATGGTTGCAAAAACACAAACACAATTAGACCAGGTGCTTTTAAAGTCAGATGAAGTAAATGAGCGCCATCAAAGATTGAGTAAAATACAAGATGAACCTTATGGCGGTATTCCTACCATTGCCTACGCAAAAGTGTTTGAAACAATGGCTAATCAAGGTATCAAAGTTATCTTAGATGGACAAGGCATGGATGAAGCTTGGGCAGGATACGATTATTACCAAAATAATACGAATAATACCATTCAAGGACAATCTACTAGCAGTCCTTATAAAATCAATGTATTATCAGATTCTATTTTAGCTAAAGCCCAAAAACCAACTTATCCACAACCCTTTAATAATGATTTACTGAATAAGCAATACAGAGATTTGTTTTACACTAAAATCCCAAGAGCTTTACGTTTTAATGATCGGGTTTCAATGACATCTACCACAGAATTGCGCGAACCTTTTTTAGACTATCGTTTAGTAGAGTTTGCATTTTCTCTTCCAAAACATTTTAAAATAAGAGATAGGCAGGGAAAGTTTTTATTACGAGAAATTTTAAGCGATTATAGTAAAAATGTAGCCTTTGCTCCAAAAAGGCCTTTACAAACGCCACAGCGTGAATGGTTAGCAGAAGAATTGAAACTTTTGGTAAATCATGCTATAGCTTCAATTGAAAAAAGTAGTTTAGCAAAACATTTTGATGTACAGCAAATGAAAGTTGAATGGGAAGATTATAAAAATGGCAATCAAACCTCTAGTTTTCATATTTGGCAATGGATAAGTGTTAGTAAATTAGTTGAAAATGAATAAAAAGATTTGCATACTAATGCCTGATGGGGTAGGAATCAGGAACTATATATACACTGGCATCTTTGATCGTTTCAATACTGAGTCAATACTTCTGCACAATTTTAAATCAAATTCTATAACTGATTTTGGGTTACAAAAATCATTTAACTTAAAACAACTTATTAGATATAAGGAAAGTTTCAAAGAAAAGTTCTATCGTGAACTTATTCATTTAGTACGATTAAAATATAATGCAGAATTAAAATCTAATCCTACAATTTTGAGCAATTATATGCCTAAAAAAGTATCTTTTAAACTTAAACTTTTTTATGCTATTATTGAATTCAAATCATATTTTCACAAGTCTCAAAATCGAATATTAGCTTTAGAAACTAAATATGAAAAAGTAATTCGTAGATCAAAGGTATACCAATATTATTATGACAATTTTAAAGAGCTTCAGCCCAATGTATTATTTTGTACGCATCAACGCGCTGTTATAGCTGCGCCAATTTTTGCAGCTGCAAAAGATGCAGGTATAAAAACGGTTACAGCTATTTATTCTTGGGATAATTTACCTAAAGCTAGATTAGCCTTACGAGCAGATGAATATTTGGTCTGGAGTCCTTACATGAAAGCTGAATTTAAATCTTTTTATCCTGAAATTAAGGACCATCAAATAAAAATACTTGGCACACCTCAGTTTCAATTTCATTATGATAGTTCATATTTATGGACTAAACAACAACTTGCCAACTATTATGGTTTAGATTTGAAAAAAAAGTGGCTATGTTTTAGTGGAGATGACAAAACAACTTCACCTTTTGATCCAGAATACTTACAAGACATAGCTGAAGAAATAAAAATTTCGGGTCTTGCTACAGAATGGCAAATCTTATTAAGACCTGTACCTGTAGAAGGCTTTGATAAATATCAAAAGGTCATAGATAAATTTCCTGAAATCATAAAAAAAACAGGGGCAGACTGGGTGTTGTCTTCAAATTGGTCTGATGCTTATCCTAAGGTAACAGACTTAAATATACTATCGAGCTTATGTAAACATGCTAACGCTGTTATTAATGTGGGCTCAACAATGGCTTTAGATTTTGGTATGCATCATAAACCTGCTATCTATCTAAATTATGAAGTTAAACCAAATTTACATTGGTCGGTTAAAAGAGTATATAAATTTCAACATTTTAGAAGTATGAAAGAACTTAAACCAGTAGTTTGGCTTAATTCTAAAAAGGACTTACCCGGCATCTTAAATAATCTAGATAAACACCATGGACGAACAAAGGAAGATATGATGAAGTGGTGTGAACGGATCATTCCAGATAAACTTAGGATAACATCAAGCTGCTTAATTAATCAACATTTGGTAAATAGTTAAGCATGCATATAGTTTTTTTGACATCAGAATATCCGAAAGATGGCTTTCCTCATGGTGGTGTTGGGACAGTTGTTCAAACTTTAGCTCAAGAATTGGTTAAACAAAATCACTTGGTAAGTGTAATAGGTTTAAATTATTTGCAAAAAGATGAAGAAGAAGTTGATAATGGTGTGATTATCTACCGTTATAAAAAGAGTAAAATCAACAAAATGGGATGGTTTTATAACAATAAAATATTAAATAAAGCCATATTAAGATTAAACCAAGTAAAGCAAATTGATGTTATTGAATCAGCTGAGCTTGGCTTTGCTTTTATCAAAAAAATACCAAGCATAAAATATTTAATTCGAATGCACGGTGGTCATCATTTCTTTGCGGAGTCTGAAAATCGTGGCGTTGAGCCTTGGAAATCTTTTCAAGAACGCCTAAGTTTTAGAAAAGCTGATTATATTATTGGCGTCAGTAAATATGTGATGAACCATACAGCCAAGTATATGGATTTTGAAGATAAACGAGGTGAAGCCATATATAACCCCGCAAATCTAAATCGTTTTTATCCTGCTGATTACAATAAAGAAATCAAAGGACGTATTTTTTTTGCGGGGTCTATTTGTGAAAAAAAAGGAATCAGGCAACTTATAAAAGCCATGCCAATAATTAAAAAAGCCGTTTCAGACGCTCATTTAATTATTGCAGGAAGAGATACAAAAATCAGAGGAACACAAAAATCCTATTTAGCCTACCTTAAGACAGAGATTCCATCAGAAGTTAAGGAAGATGTATTTTTTTTAGGGTCTATTGAAAATGCGCAAATCCCCAAAGAAATCGAAAAAGCAGAAGTATGTGCGTATCCCTCGCATATGGAAGCCATGCCCTTATCTTGGATTGAAGTGTTGAGTATGGGTAAAGCTTTTGTAGCTAGTAACTTAGGGCCAGGGCCTGAAGCGGTTAAACACGGCGAAACGGGATTGCTATGTAATCCATTAGATCTAGATGACTTGGCTAAGCAAGTGATTTATATGCTTCAAAACCGTGACAAAGCCCATCAAATGGGGCAAAATGCGATAAAAGATATTCAAGAGCGATTTAGTTTGGATGTGTTGTTGAAAAAGAATATTTTGATGTATGAAAAATTAATCAAGCTTTAAATGATAATTAATGTTTATTTTAAGTAAAAAAACACAAGCTGCACAAGGTGCTATTAAAAAATATAGAGAAAAGTTAATAGAGTTACATAGTCATTTCTCAGAAATATTTGAGTTTAACTTAAATTCAATGAATACATTATACTGGTTCAGTGCTAAACCACAAGACCAACTTCACGTTTTTGATAATGCTATTGTAATTGGTAAGCTTGATTTTGATGAAAAACAGACTTATAAACCTATTTTCCATAAAGGTGAAACACTAAAGTCATTTGAAAATTTAGATTTTGATACACTTTTAAACAACATTATAATTTATTTTGATGATAACTTTTTAGATATAATTCCTAGTGAAACTACAAGTGTCTATTATTCTGAAGATAGTATTTCTGATTTTCAACTTCTAATCGCTAAAACAGACAAAACTCTACCATCTCAAGTAAACGTTCAAATTTTGTCGAGTGTGGGATATTTTCCTGGAAACATGACATTATTTGATAATGTTAAAAAAATACCTTATTTATTTAAATTAAAAAATAATCAGCTTGAAAAAATCGATGATTTTAAACCTAAAAAGAATGACGACAAAAAGCTTATAAATACATTAGTTAAAACTGTGCCTGTTACATCAAATCAATCCTTGGCCATGTCAGGAGGTTTAGATAGCCGATTTGTCCTGGGTATTCTTATGAAATCTGGAGTTAAGCCAAAACTTTATAGCCTGGAAGGAAACGAAAAACAAATTATAAAAGAAGTAGCTAAAACTTATAAATTAGACTTAAAAATCAATAATCGTGAGCATATTGAACATTCGCTATATACATTAATGACTGATTCAAGAATATATTTTAGGGGAGGGAATTATTCAAAAATGATTTCAGATTATCAGTCCGATGGTATAATTCATTATGGATTTAGTTTATTACCCTTTAATGAAAATTCCTTTGCTTCTGCTTGGAAAAAACCGTCTTTAAAATCTAAACTTTATGATGATTTAATAAATTACGCTCTTCTACCAAGGGTTCCAACTTCAGGTTTTGAACAGTTTAAAAAGACTAAAACTAGAAAACAATTATTTAAAGTCATAAAAGAAGAAATGAAGTTTGGGATAGAATCTTATAATTTTAAATTTAAAACAAAAAAAGAAATTGCAACTTGGTTTTATCACTTATCAAGAGGACTTACATGGACTTATGCACATTTGTCTGATTTAAGTTTCTTTAAATACCCTGTTTTTATTTTAGGGGATAAGAAATCTTCTGAATATGGCTTTAGATCTTCAGCTTATAGTAATTTTAATAAAGAAAGATTAAGAAAGCTAAACCAAAATTTATTTAAGGATTCTGCAATAAATTACTCAGATAACCGAAAATTTAAGTCTTTGCCTCCAATATTAAATGATATTTATAAAATTTATGTTGAGTATTTTAAAAAACTTTTTAGTCGTTTTAAAGGCCTAAGACAAGTCAACTCAATAGGTGATGAAAATTGGTTTAACAATATTCATTACAAAGAAGCTAAAAATTTTAAAAACTACTTTAAAAATAGTTACAAACAAGTCATAGAATCAACAGAAACTAATTTTAGAGTTAAACGAACTGCTGTTACAATAAATGATACGTTATTATTCTTAGAAGAAAACTAATGAATTTCCTAATTATTTCACACACCCGTCATTATAAGGTGAATAATCAATTTTACGCCTACGCACCTTATGTTCGTGAAATGAATTTATGGCTAAATCATGTAGACCAGGTTTATATTGTAGCACCATTATCAAGTGCTTTTGATCAAAATATTAATTTGGCTTACCGTCATCAAAAGATTGCTTTTGCAGAAGTCCCAGCATTTTCTTTAAACGGGTTGAAAGCCCTTTTAAAAACCCTCATAAAGTTACCCAAAATCCTAGGCGTAATTTTCAAATCCATGCAGCAAGCTGATCATATCCATTTACGCTGTCCAGGTAATATGGGTTTGTTAGGTTGTTTAGTTCAAATCTTCTTTCCAAGTATCCCAAAAACAGCTAAATATGCAGGCAACTGGGATCCAAAGTCAAAACAACCATGGAGTTACAAATTGCAAAAGTGGATTTTAAGTAATACCATTCTAACTAAAAACATGCAGGTCTTAGTTTATGGGCAATGGTTAAATCAAACAAAAAACATCAAACCATTTTTTACCGCAACTTATAACGATAGTGAAAAAGAAGCTTTATATGTTAGAAATTATACCAAACCTTGGCATTTTTGTTTTGTCGGGAGTTTGTCAAAAGGCAAACGACCACAATTGGCATTGCAATTAGTCAATAAGCTAAGACAAAAAGGGATGGATGCCGTTATACATTTTTACGGTGATGGCGAATTAAAAACTTCTCTCAATGAAGACATTCAACAACTCAATGCTCAAGACTGGGCATTTGTATATGGTAATCAACCTAAAGACGTCGTTAAAAAGGCTTTGAAATATTCTCATTTTTTGATTTTACCCAGTCAATCTGAAGGCTGGCCTAAAGTAGTAGCTGAAGCCATGTTTTGGGGTTGTATACCTATAGTTACTCCAATTTCATGTGTGCCTTGGATGCTTAGTAATGGTCAGCGCGGCATTTTAATGGATAGTCAAAATATCGATCAAACCTTAAAGCAGCTAATTGATTTTAAGGAAACTCCAGAAAGCTTAGAACAATTATCAACCAATGCAGCCGAATGGTCACGAAATTATACTTTAGATAAGTTTGAAGATGAAATTCGTAAATTGTTATAAATAGGACAGTCCGCAGTCCATAGTTGACAGTCGACAGAAGACTGTAGACGGAAGACAAACGACAGATGACAAAAGAGAGAAAATGGATTACAAGAAATTAAATGTTTGGAAAGAATCAATTGAATTAGTCAAGCTGATTTATCAAGTCACTGCTATTTTTCCTAATGATGAAAGAATCAATTGAATTAGTCAACTAAGACGTGCATCAGTTTCAATTCCATCTAACACTTGACCTGTGAAATAAATTTAAAGCCCTATGAAAGATTTCTTTTACGTTTATATATTGCAAAGTGAAACCGATGGCAAAAATTATGCAGGTTACACTCAGGATTTGAATTTACGATTTGAGCAACATAATAAAGGTTACGTAGAATCTACAAAACAGAGAAGACCACTTAAGATGATTTATTTTGAAGCTTGTTTGTCTCAAAATGATGCCTTGAGAAGAGAAAAATATTTTAAAACTCATTATGGTAAAATGTTCTTGAAAAATAGACTCAAATCGTATTTCACGGGTTAGACTGAAGGCAACAGTCGGAGTTCAGATAAAGATTATAAGCGGTTTGTAGAGATAGCTTATGGTTCAGCGCTAGAGTTAGAGACCCAACTATTAATATCTGTTGAATTAAAGTTTATAGATGAAGATAATGAAGTATTTAGTAAATTAGAACAAGTTAAAAAACTTTTGTCAGGATTTATTAAATATCTTAAGAAATAAGTTTAAAATTTGATAGTCCACAGTCCACAGTTTACAGTCCACAGTTGACAGTCGACAGAAGACAATCGACAGATGACAGATGACAGAAGACAATCGACAGATGACAATCGACAGATGACAGAAGACAGACAACAGAAAACAGAACAATGAAACAAAATCAACACCAACCCATACGTGTTTTGCAAATCATCGACTCCTTAGAAGCTGGTGGTGGAGAACGTATGGCTGTTAATTTAGCCAATGCGCTTCATCAAAAAGTTGATTTTTCTGGCTTAATTGCCACCCGTAAAGAAGGCTTGTTAAAGGCTGAGATTAACCATCTAGACCATTATTTATATGTAAATAAACGGCGTTCTGTAGATTTTAAAGCCCTTAGCTTAGCGATTCAGTTTATCAAGCAGCACCAAATCACCCATTTACACGCTCATAGCACTTCATTTTTTTTTGCAACGCTGATTAAAATTAGAATGCCAAAATTAAAATTAATTTGGCATGATCACTACGGTGAAAGTGAGCAGTTAATTCATCGTCCCAGAAATATTTTGAAATACGCATCATTTTTTTTTAAAGCAATTATTTCAGTAAATGAAAAGTTAAAAAAATGGGCAGAAGATGAATTAAACTGCTCTCAAGTATCTTACATTAAAAATTTTTCAAGATTAAGTTTTAATAATATTCCTAAACAACAGCAGTTTTTAAAAAAGGGTAATGAAATTTTTCATTTGATTCAAGTTGCAAATATTCGTCCTCAAAAGAATCATGAAGTAGCTATTGAAGCTTTAAAGTTATTAAGCAAAACATTTTCAGTAAAACTACATTTATTAGGGCAATATCATATCAATGATAGGTACTACCAATCAATAAAAGATTTAATTCATCAACATCAATTAGATTTAAATGTTGAATTTTATGGAAGTGTTGAAAACGTTCAAGCCTATCTTGAGGAAGCCGATATTGCTTTGTTAAGTTCGCGATCAGAAGGCCTTCCTGTTAGTCTACTCGAATATGCCATAGCTCAAAAACCTGTAGTCATTACTGATGTTGGCCAATGCGCTTCGGTAGTGGGTGATTTTGCAAAAGTAGTTCAACCGGGTGACCCCAATGCGCTAGCGGCAGCGTTAAAATCTTATTTAGCTCATCCCCAAGAAGCAAAAAAAGATGCAGAGTTGCTTCATAAAAAAGTAATTTCAGAATATGGTGAAGCAGCAATTATCAATCAAATTGTTGAGATTTATAAAGCGGTTTAAGTAACTTTAAAACAGTTGATAATGCTTCTAAAAATGAGTAATATTGTAACAAATTAATTAGATCATCTTAATTAATTTAGTGTTTAAAAATTTAACATTTAGTAAATGGATTTTAAAATAAAGACTCATTGTACATCGATATACACTATTGCAGAAATAGGGCAAGCCCATGAAGGTAGTTTAGGCATGTTATATGCTTATATTGATGCCGTAGCTAAAACTGGGGTAGATGCCATAAAATTTCAAACGCATATGGCGCATGCAGAAAGTAGCGAATTTGAACCCTTTCGGGTTAAATTTTCAAAACAAGATCAAACGCGTTATGAATATTGGGAGCGTATGTCGTTTACCCAAGAGCAATGGAATGAAATAGGAGAATACACAAAAGCTAAGGGTTTAGACTTTATCAGTAGTCCATTTTCCAATGCGGCTGTAGACTTGTTAGAAGAAGCTAAAGTAGATGTTTACAAAATTGGAAGTGGAGAAGTAACCAACCTTTTACTGCTTGAAAAAATAGCTCAAACTCAAAAGCCTGTCATTATTTCTAGTGGAATGAGTTCTTACCAAGAACTCGATGATGCTGTTCAATTTCTTTTGGAGAGGAAAGCAGATGTAAGTATTTTACAATGTACAACCGCTTATCCGACACAACCTGAGCAATATGGATTAAATGTAATTACAGAGCTTCAAAAGCGCTATCCGAATTTAAAAATCGGTTTTTCAGATCATTCAGGTACAATAGCTACTGGAATTGCAGCTAGTACATTAGGTGCTGAAATTTTAGAGTTTCATGTGGTATTTCATAAAGATATGTTTGGCCCTGATGTTGAAGCATCTCTAACTTTAGAAGAGACATCAACTTTAGTTGAAGCCACAAAAAAAATATACACAGCTTTAAAAAATCCAATGGATAAAGCTAATCATCAGGAATTTTCAAGCTTAAAAGCTATCTTTGAAAAGTCGTTAGCCGTCAACAAAGACCTACCAAAAGGACACGTTGTTTGTTTTGAAGATCTAGAAGCCAAAAAACCAAAAGGCTACGGCATTGATGCCTCTAGCTATCAAGCTCTTATAGGTAAAAAATTAGTTAAAGACATGAAAGCCTGGGCATTTTTAACAGACGATGATATTAAGAATTAATGCGAAGAAGAATTACAAAACGTCTCAAGCGCCCGACTGAAATCCCTTACTTAAACGCTTTAATTTTTCATGCGGTATTAGGATTTGTCATTTACCTATTTAAGCCTTTAGCAACACTTTATTTTTTAGGCTTATTTGTCTATTTTATTATAAAAATCCTACAGAATCCTAAAGATAAATATGTGATTCTGGAGGCAGCTGCCTATGTTACAGCAGCTGAGGTCTTTTTAAGAATGACTGGTGGTGCCTTATTATGGGAAATTGGTAAATATTCAGTCATCGTTTTTATGCTTTTGGGCATGTTTTTCCATGGCTTTAAACGAAAGGCACTTATATATGTGGTTTACCTGTTATTGCTTTTACCTGCTGTATACATTACTTATATTGATTTACCCTTTGGTATGGACTTTAGAACAAATATTTTGTTCAATTTGTCTGGGCCATTGTCACTCGCAGCTAGCGCTTTATTCTGTTATGATTCTACAATTAAATTAAGTAGATTTTTAAAGATTTTAGATTTAATGTTATTACCCATTATACTCATGACGGTCTATATTGTGTTTTATGCTCCAGACTTATCTAAAGTGGTAACTAATGCGGATGCTAGCTATGGAGCTTCTGGAGGCTACGGGCCAAATCAAGTCTCCACCGCCTTAGGAATAGGTTTATTTATCGGTTTAGTACGTTTTATTATGCCACACAAAAATAACTTAGTACAGTTAATTGTACTAGGAAGTATTCCTTTAATGGCTATGCGTGCTTTAGCCACTTTATCTAGAGGTGGTGTTTTAACTGCTTTGCTCATGTTTATTGCTTTTCTAGGGGTTTACTTTTGGTATGCGCCTATTAAATTAAAATCTAAGTCGTTTGCTAAATTAGGATTGATC contains the following coding sequences:
- the asnB gene encoding asparagine synthase (glutamine-hydrolyzing) translates to MCGISGILGPKATKLNISKMTEIMHHRGHDSIQHFQQNGITLGHNRLSIIDLNEGADQPFQRNDSPWVLVYNGEIYNYVELREELIHEGYTFDTQSDTEVLYRAFLVWGENCLEKLNGMFAFAFFNTKTNKLFAARDRFGVKPFYYYHEEKNFIFASEIKAIKQLVNPTLNEKVLANYLAYGSYGMPDESFYKNIQQLPGSHFLNYKENKLQINQWYDFVSRTNKKILELQNTSEDEAKEEYKKILKNSIDLRFRADVPVGFTLSGGVDSSLLLALVNQREEAKNIKAFTFYTDDERYDELPWVEQMVAKTQTQLDQVLLKSDEVNERHQRLSKIQDEPYGGIPTIAYAKVFETMANQGIKVILDGQGMDEAWAGYDYYQNNTNNTIQGQSTSSPYKINVLSDSILAKAQKPTYPQPFNNDLLNKQYRDLFYTKIPRALRFNDRVSMTSTTELREPFLDYRLVEFAFSLPKHFKIRDRQGKFLLREILSDYSKNVAFAPKRPLQTPQREWLAEELKLLVNHAIASIEKSSLAKHFDVQQMKVEWEDYKNGNQTSSFHIWQWISVSKLVENE
- a CDS encoding glycosyltransferase family 4 protein, translating into MHIVFLTSEYPKDGFPHGGVGTVVQTLAQELVKQNHLVSVIGLNYLQKDEEEVDNGVIIYRYKKSKINKMGWFYNNKILNKAILRLNQVKQIDVIESAELGFAFIKKIPSIKYLIRMHGGHHFFAESENRGVEPWKSFQERLSFRKADYIIGVSKYVMNHTAKYMDFEDKRGEAIYNPANLNRFYPADYNKEIKGRIFFAGSICEKKGIRQLIKAMPIIKKAVSDAHLIIAGRDTKIRGTQKSYLAYLKTEIPSEVKEDVFFLGSIENAQIPKEIEKAEVCAYPSHMEAMPLSWIEVLSMGKAFVASNLGPGPEAVKHGETGLLCNPLDLDDLAKQVIYMLQNRDKAHQMGQNAIKDIQERFSLDVLLKKNILMYEKLIKL
- a CDS encoding glycosyltransferase; its protein translation is MNFLIISHTRHYKVNNQFYAYAPYVREMNLWLNHVDQVYIVAPLSSAFDQNINLAYRHQKIAFAEVPAFSLNGLKALLKTLIKLPKILGVIFKSMQQADHIHLRCPGNMGLLGCLVQIFFPSIPKTAKYAGNWDPKSKQPWSYKLQKWILSNTILTKNMQVLVYGQWLNQTKNIKPFFTATYNDSEKEALYVRNYTKPWHFCFVGSLSKGKRPQLALQLVNKLRQKGMDAVIHFYGDGELKTSLNEDIQQLNAQDWAFVYGNQPKDVVKKALKYSHFLILPSQSEGWPKVVAEAMFWGCIPIVTPISCVPWMLSNGQRGILMDSQNIDQTLKQLIDFKETPESLEQLSTNAAEWSRNYTLDKFEDEIRKLL
- a CDS encoding GIY-YIG nuclease family protein, whose amino-acid sequence is MKDFFYVYILQSETDGKNYAGYTQDLNLRFEQHNKGYVESTKQRRPLKMIYFEACLSQNDALRREKYFKTHYGKMFLKNRLKSYFTG
- a CDS encoding glycosyltransferase; its protein translation is MKQNQHQPIRVLQIIDSLEAGGGERMAVNLANALHQKVDFSGLIATRKEGLLKAEINHLDHYLYVNKRRSVDFKALSLAIQFIKQHQITHLHAHSTSFFFATLIKIRMPKLKLIWHDHYGESEQLIHRPRNILKYASFFFKAIISVNEKLKKWAEDELNCSQVSYIKNFSRLSFNNIPKQQQFLKKGNEIFHLIQVANIRPQKNHEVAIEALKLLSKTFSVKLHLLGQYHINDRYYQSIKDLIHQHQLDLNVEFYGSVENVQAYLEEADIALLSSRSEGLPVSLLEYAIAQKPVVITDVGQCASVVGDFAKVVQPGDPNALAAALKSYLAHPQEAKKDAELLHKKVISEYGEAAIINQIVEIYKAV
- a CDS encoding N-acetylneuraminate synthase family protein gives rise to the protein MDFKIKTHCTSIYTIAEIGQAHEGSLGMLYAYIDAVAKTGVDAIKFQTHMAHAESSEFEPFRVKFSKQDQTRYEYWERMSFTQEQWNEIGEYTKAKGLDFISSPFSNAAVDLLEEAKVDVYKIGSGEVTNLLLLEKIAQTQKPVIISSGMSSYQELDDAVQFLLERKADVSILQCTTAYPTQPEQYGLNVITELQKRYPNLKIGFSDHSGTIATGIAASTLGAEILEFHVVFHKDMFGPDVEASLTLEETSTLVEATKKIYTALKNPMDKANHQEFSSLKAIFEKSLAVNKDLPKGHVVCFEDLEAKKPKGYGIDASSYQALIGKKLVKDMKAWAFLTDDDIKN
- a CDS encoding O-antigen ligase family protein is translated as MRRRITKRLKRPTEIPYLNALIFHAVLGFVIYLFKPLATLYFLGLFVYFIIKILQNPKDKYVILEAAAYVTAAEVFLRMTGGALLWEIGKYSVIVFMLLGMFFHGFKRKALIYVVYLLLLLPAVYITYIDLPFGMDFRTNILFNLSGPLSLAASALFCYDSTIKLSRFLKILDLMLLPIILMTVYIVFYAPDLSKVVTNADASYGASGGYGPNQVSTALGIGLFIGLVRFIMPHKNNLVQLIVLGSIPLMAMRALATLSRGGVLTALLMFIAFLGVYFWYAPIKLKSKSFAKLGLIVGAGIVVWTITVLSTGGMVARKYANEQASGVEREDITTGRVEIANAEFEIFSDQPFLGSGVGMSKVARLELVGDKAASHNEITRMISEHGLLGIIALLLLLLVPAFEFLKQPKNLFIIPLIVFWGATINHSAMRIAAPGFFYGFALLSVQFKAKRSNIKKGVKKRSLSNQNSIVSHD